One segment of Pyricularia oryzae 70-15 chromosome 3, whole genome shotgun sequence DNA contains the following:
- a CDS encoding DNA ligase 4 — protein sequence MSRIKREDTSQEAVDEDSLQYSFGDAGLGEVDEKYPNRPRNHSQTLVFSELFTNLFNPLNEHKNRRGPGGPAGRKGGPRLSPHEQRRLIIRRFIDRWRSEVGNDFYPALRLILPDKDRDRGVYGLKESAIGKLLVKLIKIAPDSEDGQNLLKWKLPGQTFASRMAGDFAGRCFETLSKRQMRMTPGDMRIGEVNSLLDKLAAASGEAEQLPIFQTFYERMNAEEMMWLIRMILKAMKIGASERTFLYQWHPDAEALFNVSSSLRRVCWELYDPALRLEQEDTRVTLMQCFQPQLAQFQPHSPNFATMVQDLGVTDEDRRFWIEEKLDGERMQLHMIDDDDHPGGKRFSFWSRKGKDYTYLYGNGFQDDNSALTRHLSDAFDPRVSNLILDGEMVTWDPKIDKMVPFGTLKTAALLGQKTPFDDTNERPLFRIFDILYLNDTALTKNSLQDRRKALAQVVRDVHRRLEIHPYEEATSADAVEPLLRKVVADSSEGLVLKNPRSVYRLNSRNNDWIKVKPEYMSEFGESLDCVVIGGYYGSGHRGGTISSFLCGLRVGENHIKAGANPEKCISFFKVGGGFKAEDYAQIRHLTEGKWMDWDPKKPPSEFIELGGGEKYQYERPDVWIRPKDSIVVSVKAASIGASPQFAMQITLRFPRFRRLRTDRTWDSALDVDDFMKLKEDAEQQVKEKKEMKIEDRKRRPQKRARREILIAGQDPDTAMADQKPAAGQAQTGRTRSVFEGRKFCVMTDCVKPIRKTKAQLESLIKAHGGTLSQQTDPQPWKYLIADKYGIKVASLLKRDSEVDIIRPNWVLDCLDQDGVEFLLPFEEKHLLNASEATKQTAEFQVDEYGDSYMRAVDVDELKQIAEGIPKFEDADSFDVDEFLDSLESAGCEMTGLGFVFRRCIVLVAGVAGTPKHYLDILRSYIRFGGGTVVDNLQSQGLTHVVVAGDSNEGAAARELAAELRHRISLLRRPPRLVTRQWVDESWKEKTLLDEEAYVPL from the exons ATGTCTCGAATTAAACGGGAGGACACCTCCCAAGAGGCGGTTGATGAAGATTCCCTGCAATACAGCTTTGGTGATGCTGGCTTGGGAGAAGTCGATGAGAA ATACCCTAATCGTCCCCGTAATCACTCCCAGACACTGGTCTTCTCCGAACTGTTCACGAATCTCTTCAACCCTTTGAATGAGCACAAAAACCGGAGAGGTCCCGGTGGCCCTGCAGGCCGCAAGGGCGGCCCGAGGCTGTCTCCTCACGAACAAAGACGCCTCATCATCAGACGCTTCATCGACCGCTGGCGGTCCGAAGTTGGCAATGATTTCTACCCGGCTCTGCGACTGATACTGCCCGACAAGGACCGCGATCGCGGTGTCTACGGCCTCAAGGAAAGCGCAATCGGAAAGCTTCTAGTGAAGTTGATCAAGATTGCACCAGACTCGGAGGATGGTCAAAACCTTCTCAAATGGAAGCTCCCGGGCCAGACCTTTGCCAGCCGCATGGCGGGTGATTTTGCCGGCAGATGCTTTGAGACGCTATCCAAAAGACAGATGCGCATGACCCCAGGGGATATGCGTATTGGAGAAGTCAACTCGCTGCTCGACAAACTGGCAGCCGCTTCAGGAGAGGCCGAGCAGCTACCCATTTTTCAAACCTTCTATGAGCGCATGAATGCAGAGGAGATGATGTGGCTCATTCGCATGATCCTCAAGGCCATGAAGATTGGTGCAAGCGAACGCACATTTCTATATCAGTGGCACCCGGACGCCGAAGCTCTGTTCAATGTCAGCTCCAGCTTGCGCCGTGTGTGCTGGGAGCTGTATGATCCCGCACTCCGTCTGGAGCAGGAAGATACCAGAGTGACTTTGATGCAATGCTTTCAGCCCCAGCTGGCCCAGTTTCAGCCTCACTCACCCAACTTTGCTACAATGGTCCAAGACCTCGGAGTCACCGACGAAGACCGGAGATTCTGGATCGAGGAAAAGTTGGATGGCGAGCGGATGCAATTGCATATGATAGATGACGACGATCATCCAGGAGGCAAGCGCTTCTCTTTCTGGTCTCGAAAGGGCAAGGACTACACCTACCTCTACGGCAATGGATTTCAAGACGACAACTCCGCACTGACCAGGCATTTATCCGATGCTTTCGACCCGCGAGTTTCCAATCTGATTTTGGACGGCGAGATGGTCACTTGGGATCCAAAGATCGACAAGATGGTACCTTTTGGTACACTCAAGACGGCCGCCTTGCTCGGTCAAAAGACACCATTTGACGACACAAACGAGCGGCCCCTCTTCCGCATTTTCGACATATTGTATCTGAATGACACAGCGCTGACCAAAAACTCGTTGCAAGATCGCCGCAAGGCGCTAGCCCAGGTTGTCCGTGATGTCCATCGTAGGCTCGAAATTCATCCCTACGAGGAAGCAACTTCGGCCGATGCCGTCGAGCCGCTGTTGCGCAAGGTTGTAGCTGATTCCTCGGAGGGTCTTGTGCTGAAGAATCCAAGATCAGTATATCGTCTGAACAGTCGAAATAATGATTGGATCAAAGTGAAACCAGAGTACATGTCTGAGTTTGGCGAGTCACTGGACTGTGTGGTCATTGGCGGCTATTACGGCTCAGGACATCGGGGCGGTACCATCTCCAGTTTTCTTTGTGGCCTCAGAGTTGGCGAGAACCACATCAAGGCCGGTGCCAATCCAGAGAAATGCATCAGTTTTTTCAAGGTTGGCGGTGGCTTCAAAGCCGAGGACTATGCGCAGATCCGCCATTTGACAGAGGGCAAATGGATGGACTGGGACCCAAAGAAGCCCCCAAGCGAGTTTATTGAGCTCGGTGGCGGCGAGAAGTACCAGTACGAACGACCTGACGTCTGGATCCGACCAAAGGACTCCATCGTTGTCTCGGTCAAGGCGGCCAGCATCGGCGCTTCCCCTCAGTTTGCCATGCAGATTACCCTCCGTTTCCCGAGGTTCCGACGGCTGCGGACCGATAGGACATGGGACTCTGCTTTGGATGTAGACGATTTCATGAAGCTCAAAGAAGATGCTGAGCAACAAGTcaaggagaaaaaggaaatgaAGATTGAAGATCGTAAGCGCAGGCCGCAAAAGAGGGCCAGGCGCGAGATCTTGATCGCTGGACAAGATCCAGACACAGCCATGGCTGATCAAAAGCCTGCAGCTGGGCAGGCACAGACAGGTCGGACAAGGAGCGTGTTTGAAGGCCGTAAATTCTGTGTCATGACTGACTGCGTCAAACCAATTAGAAAGACCAAGGCTCAGCTCGAGTCTTTGATAAAAGCTCATGGCGGAACCCTCTCTCAGCAGACGGATCCCCAGCCTTGGAAGTACTTGATCGCGGATAAATATGGCATCAAGGTGGCGAGTCTTCTCAAGCGTGACAGCGAGGTGGACATTATCAGGCCAAATTGGGTCTTGGACTGTCTTGACCAAGACGGCGTTGAGTTTCTCCTGCCCTTCGAGGAAAAACATCTCCTCAATGCTTCGGAAGCTACCAAACAGACTGCTGAGTTTCAGGTGGATGAGTACGGCGACAGCTACATGCGCGCTGTGGATGTTGATGAGTTGAAGCAGATAGCAGAAGGCATTCCCAAGTTTGAGGACGCAGACAGCTTTGATGTCGACGAGTTTCTGGATAGCTTGGAATCAGCCGGATGTGAGATGACGGGACTTGGCTTCGTATTCAGGCGCTGCATCGTACTCGTTGCTGGTGTGGCCGGGACGCCAAAGCACTACCTTGACATACTACGAAGCTATATCCGTTTCGGCGGCGGGACCGTGGTGGACAATTTGCAGTCGCAAGGCCTCACGCACGTCGTGGTGGCGGGTGACTCTAACGAGGGGGCGGCCGCTAGGGAGTTGGCAGCTGAGTTGAGGCACCGCATAAGCCTGTTACGACGGCCGCCGAGGCTGGTCACGCGGCAGTGGGTTGACGAGAGCTGGAAGGAGAAGACTCTACTAGACGAGGAGGCATATGTGCCGTTATGA
- a CDS encoding uracil phosphoribosyltransferase, translating into MDLPSNVHVSQHPCLRAKLSQLRSKNASAKEVKSLVSEISLFIASEAMSSTLKVVDGPKDVSPIGAEYTTSVITPETICLVPILRSGLAMTEAVQTLLPDPVPVHHLGLYREPTTLEPVEYYNNLPNHLPQGAAGDANQVPSLAFILDPVIATGGTCAAAIQTLREWGARRIVVLSVIAAAEGIKRAADEWPEGVEIWVAGVDRELTDRGMLRPGLGDVGDRLFLTIGK; encoded by the exons ATGGATCTGCCATCAAACGTCCACGTCTCACAGCACCCTTGCCTCAGGGCAAAGTTGAGCCAGCTTCGTTCCAAGAATGCCAGTGCAAAGGAGGTCAAGAGCCTGGTCAGCGAGATCTCGTTGTTTATCGCCAGCGAGGCCATGAGCTCTACTCTCAAGGTCGTCGATGGTCCCAAG GATGTCTCGCCTATCGGTGCCGAGTACACCACCAGCGTTATCACACCCGAGACCATCTGCCTGGTCCCTATTTTGAGATCAGGCCTGGCAATGACTGAAG CCGTCCAAACCCTCCTCCCGGATCCCGTCCCAGTCCACCACCTAGGCCTGTACCGGGAGCCGACGACCCTCGAGCCCGTCGAGTACTACAACAACCTGCCCAACCACCTGCCGCAGGGCGCCGCCGGCGATGCCAACCAGGTCCCGAGCCTGGCCTTCATCCTGGACCCCGTCATCGCCACGGGTGGCAcctgcgccgccgccatccaGACCCTGCGCGAGTGGGGCGCCCGCCGCATCGTCGTGCTCAGCgtcatcgccgccgccgagggcaTCAAGCGTGCCGCCGACGAGTGGCCCGAGGGCGTCGAGATCTGGGTCGCCGGCGTCGACCGGGAGCTCACCGACCGCGGCATGTTGAGGCCTGGTTTGGGCGATGTTGGTGATCGTCTGTTCCTTACCATTGGCAAGTGA